A window from Plasmodium cynomolgi strain B DNA, chromosome 7, whole genome shotgun sequence encodes these proteins:
- a CDS encoding hypothetical protein (putative), which produces MWAHEPGKEKIQINAYETSIRLARDEIRTKELKDHPSHDGEFPQVCPQSDATTLGRGNKKLRKFKIAAHGKGGSHLYRDAQNGNVVEGGIRTDYIGGNFSEGHHNGEEICPDRGEASKGDNSFMSNQEGVTQRDGSKDGGGSTNSFVQRTTKESASSQFLKTLYGLIGEKRDISEETANDLIEQMNEIIKMEKNLKMVFLLLHTMSKLVCIHELVGKLSSEIVKVKDSELLSIILRIMVNCHYKDGTLLHILVTKLKEHIKLGTCTTLAISNSFYSFAYLYRKNLIHLEDIPMGEIIQIVELFEIIEASPHFSFSKEKSGNGKVNQNQTDKAYQQHVNKNLTKLLHKVGNYLVGENVAKTAPFKQIKTILYSYAKVKTYHEKLLLHLYPPILKRIKGYNEDLRRGHELGNYSRGEGVSPEACAESAEEQKETPQLISEASQNVTDVLYSYSKFSMYIDELYNEILLLLQHVYKHMGCSELSQCLISLTKVHCNVRILLSKVHMERFNVQVKFYRNFFANCTPIDLMNYLLSYSKNLYFEREVYDIIGDFFLRERKINSLEGNDLINIIHAYSKIYYLNGKVFSAVDNILCARLDNNSNYLSPEEAIKYLNSCAKLSYKNEKMISRIVEIIHRSNFVNIEIFELFKLLKSVKRLHVPFDRLETHIRMLVPNVTFDFGTYSNHYYRAPKDLHVRRKKWVW; this is translated from the exons ATGTGGGCCCATGAGccaggaaaagaaaaaattcaaattaaTGCTTATGAAACGTCCATTCGGTTGGCGCGAGACGAGATCAGGACAAAAGAATTGAAGGACCACCCATCGCACGATGGAGAGTTCCCCCAAGTGTGTCCACAAAGTGATGCTACCACCTTaggaaggggaaacaaaaagttAAGGAAGTTCAAAATAGCCGCACATGGGAAAGGCGGGAGTCACCTCTATAgggatgcacaaaatgggaacgtCGTCGAAGGGGGCATCAGGACCGATTACATAGGTGGTAATTTTTCTGAGGGGCATCATAACGGAGAGGAGATCTGCCCTGATAGGGGCGAGGCAAGTAAGGGGGACAACTCATTTATGTCTAACCAAGAGGGAGTCACCCAGCGGGATGGAAGCAAAGATGGGGGAGGATCCACAAACTCGTTCGTCCAGCGTACCACCAAAGAGAGCGCATCAAGccagtttttaaaaacccTATATGGACTGATCGGAGAGAAAAGGGACATCTCCGAGGAGACAGCAAATGACTTAATTGAACAAATGAACGAGATTAtcaagatggaaaaaaacttaaaaatggtGTTTCTTCTCCTACACACCATGAGTAAGCTCGTGTGCATCCACGAATTGGTCGGGAAGTTATCCTCAGAGATTGTCAAAGTAAAGGACAGCGAATTGCTCTCCATAATTCTCCGCATAATGGTTAATTGCCATTATAAGGATGGAACATTATTACACATCTTGGTGACTAAACTGAAGGAGCACATCAAATTAGGGACATGTACAACGTTAGCGATAAGTAACTCCTTTTATAGCTTTGCCTATTTGTACAGAAAAAACTTAATCCACTTAGAAGACATTCCTATGGGGGAGATCATTCAAATAGTTG AGCTTTTCGAAATTATCGAGGcgtctccccatttttcattctccAAGGAGAAATCAGGAAATGGGAAAGTGAATCAGAATCAAACAGATAAAGCGTATCAACAacatgttaataaaaatttaaccaaGTTGCTACATAAAGTTGGGAACTACTTAGTAGGAGAAAACGTCGCCAAAACTGCCCCTTTTAAGCAGATCAAAACGATCCTGTACTCATATGCCAAGGTTAAGACATACCATGAGAAATTGCTCCTTCATTTATATCCCCCCATATTGAAAAGAATAAAGGGGTACAATGAGGATCTACGCCGAGGGCACGAATTGGGCAACTACAGTCGTGGGGAAGGAGTCTCCCCAGAAGCGTGTGCAGAATCAGCGGAGGAACAGAAGGAAACCCCTCAACTGATCAGTGAAGCATCGCAAAACGTGACGGATGTTCTCTACTCATATAGCAAATTTAGCATGTACATAGACGAGCTGTATAACGAAATTTTACTCCTCCTGCAGCACGTGTACAAACATATGGGCTGTTCAGAATTATCGCAATGCTTAATATCGTTAACAAAGGTACACTGTAATGTGAGGATCCTACTGTCCAAAGTACACATGGAGAGATTTAATGTACAGGTGAAATTTtacagaaatttttttgccaattgtACTCCAATTGACTTAATGAATTATCTCCTAAGTtacagtaaaaatttatatttcgAACGGGAAGTGTATGACATCATTGGGGATTTCTTCCTTCGTGAAAGGAAAATCAACTCGCTGGAAGGAAATGATTTAATTAATATCATTCATGCGTATAGCAAAATTTATTACCTGAACGGCAAGGTGTTTTCTGCGGTGGATAATATTTTGTGTGCAAGGCTTGACAACAACTCGAATTATTTGTCCCCTGAGGAGgccataaaatatttaaattcgtgtgcaaaattatcatataagAACGAAAAGATGATTTCCAGAATTGTCGAAATAATCCATAGGagcaattttgttaatatcgAAATTTTTGAGCTGTTTAAATTGCTCAAAAGTGTGAAAAGGCTACACGTACCATTTGATCGCTTGGAGACGCACATCCGAATGCTCGTTCCCAACGTCACCTTTGACTTTGGCACGTACAGTAATCATTACTACAGGGCCCCCAAGGATCTCCACGTGCGCAGAAAGAAGTGGGTGTGGTAG
- a CDS encoding 26S proteasome regulatory subunit (putative): MENDIFEKSKNELERIYLSKHVVVHPIVLLSVVDHYNRIASNTKKRVLGTILGEKIDGVVHLTNSYALPFEEDIKDINIFFVDDNYNENLFNMIRKINTREKIVGWYTTGSNIKPNDIFINEIFYKYHHAPIFLLVNVHTDQSIFPVNAYVAIEKAISDNKFRKTFIHIPVTIGAFEAEDVGVEFLLKELKSVSTSTLATKVGDKLSSLKSLISKLQEIAAYLNDILNGNIEMNIKILYNLQNVFSLLPDTENPELLEAFMVKNNDIMLNVFIGSITRSVIALHNLINNKIENKINAEKKKQLDVSKDSEEDKEKEKEKDKDMDKEREKSKKKN; encoded by the exons atggaaaatgacattttcgagaagagcaaaaatgaattagaAAGAATCTACCTGAGCAAACATGTCGTAGTTCACCCGATAGTCCTCCTCTCAGTGGTGGACCATTACAACCGAATAGCCagtaacacaaaaaagagagtgCTTGGGACAATccttggagaaaaaatagatgGTGTTGTACATCTCACAAACAGTTACGCATTGCCATTTGAAGAGGACATAAAAGAtatcaatattttctttGTAGATGATAATTACAACGAAAATCTTTTCAATATGATACGAAAAATTAACACTCGAGAGAAAATAGTTGGCTGGTACACTACTGGGTCTAACATTAAACCGaatgatattttcattaatgaaattttttacaagtacCACCATGCCCCCATCTTCCTTTTGGTCAATGTACACACAGATCAGAGTATCTTTCCCGTGAATGCCTACGTGGCCATTGAGAAGGCCATCTCTGACAATAAGTTCCGGAAGACATTCATCCACATCCCCGTGACGATAG gcgCGTTCGAAGCCGAGGACGTTGGAGTGGAGTTCCTGCTGAAAGAGCTGAAGAGCGTGTCGACGTCCACCCTGGCGACCAAAGTGGGTGATAAACTATCCTCCCTAAAAAGCCTCATCTCCAAGCTCCAAGAAATCGCTGCCTACCTAAATGACATTCTCAATGGAAACATAGAAATGAATATTAAAATTCTGTATAATCTCCAAAACGTATTTAGTCTCCTCCCAGACACAGAGAACCCAGAACTACTGGAAGCCTttatggtaaaaaataatgacatCATGTTGAATGTCTTTATTGGAAGCATTACCAGGTCGGTTATTGCTCTGCATAATTTGATtaacaacaaaattgaaaataaaataaacgctgagaagaagaagcagctcGATGTGTCCAAGGACTCGGAGGAGgacaaagaaaaggaaaaagaaaaagacaaagaTATGGATAAAGAGAGGGAAAAatcgaagaaaaagaacTAG
- a CDS encoding hypothetical protein (putative) produces MAKGLRSKVKRRFRTVKRIHVNEIIEKPNVVKLHNKIKRLNKSKNTQDDLIRPPNKFLYPDDERAVIPQHKSPKVIDFRSEALPLSGFANVGNRRKYNLSEKIEIKNHYGNTPGFFDNMELNKMIDDMHKRSVEVMSTISKGNDVKG; encoded by the exons ATGGCCAAGGGACTACGGTCAAAGGTTAAGCGGAGGTTCAGGACGGTCAAGCGAATCCACGTGAATG AGATTATAGAAAAGCCCAATGTAGTCAAATTGCACAACAAGATAAAACGATTGAATAAGAGCA aaaatacaCAGGATGATTTGATTAGACCACCCAACAAGTTCCTCTACCCAG ATGACGAACGAGCGGTGATTCCGCAGCACAAAAGCCCAAAGGTGATCGACTTCAGGTCCGAAGCCCTACCCCTGTCAG GATTCGCAAACGTGGGAAACAGGCGGAAGTATAACTTAAGtgaaaaaatcgaaataaaaaatcattaCGGGAATACACCCGGATTTTTTGACAACATGGAGCTAAACAAGATGATCGACGATATGCACAAGCGATCAGTGGAGGTTATGAGCACCATTTCGAAGGGTAACGATGTGAAGGGATGA